A part of Podarcis muralis chromosome 13, rPodMur119.hap1.1, whole genome shotgun sequence genomic DNA contains:
- the LOC114582834 gene encoding uncharacterized protein LOC114582834 isoform X4, with translation MALSSHRERSLKRYAFFSDEMICKGREQLIEILEEDLDFVLHTLHSCSVITLQEYKNVFKMEKDSKEKIKKLLSIILERGEQACCRFLECLEMSYWFKNKVQVSDQSVLQSESLLFRKETRNQKMEHSEDPGESVMCIQCPSEELPGKIRPEKVWDSQRSHETYRFCFTEAGSFLCCCTDLIFKVRGAVTITYHFDSWTQHLHEWQMIELAVAGPLLNIQADAEEAVAEVHFPHFLCLTGKDSSHVYIAHFVEGKMRLKKPDRVQPYHAVLKAPRFYTCGVIFKKALFKRKIMVHAMALLYQELEISGVPKFHLYLLPNDSSLRKNVYKFEEMWPSRRLPKPSGALKPLKIGSRVFIQNLDGVTVCPEELELQYMEEQFLEISAEFTQDKLNFNLIERSTNELVWEAHVRQEELKFSGPHPEQAPHSESPLYEGEQRSMKMENPVGSGEIITSNWCLSEREGSMKMENSAGSGESVPCGRCPSEDIPEKIKPEVVWDSERGHEAYRVRSTEAGSFQCDDTGLICEVKEAVTLTYYFDSWPKLLAEQNTEELHVAGPLLNFKVDAAEAVASICIPHFLCLEGDDSSHVYIAHFVEGEMRLEKPDRVEPHHAVLENPKFSSLGVVFKKWFKQKINTVVLLYHRLQLETPTFHLYVLPNDPSIIKAVDKREVNSKRIEKPPVTLKPLMIGSQVSLSTPEDVTVNPEELHFQYLDAEKLQQYVELSAEQMQEKFNFYLMKKGTTEVVWKAHLKKNELTSGQMASPIIHPAQVGPQFPNSSKVHFIERHRKELIQRTIPVEPVLDSLHGSVLSEEQYQKITAKETNPDKMRELYRLLPSWDLRCKDMLYEALKAQNPHLVKDLEGQ, from the exons ATGGCTCTTTCGTCTCATCGGGAAAG GTCGTTGAAAAGATACGCATTCTTTAGTGATGAGATGATCTGCAAGGGAAGAGAACAGTTGATTGAAATTCTTGAAGAGGACCTAGACTTCGTTTTGCACACCCTACACTCTTGCTCTGTCATCACACTACAAGAATACAAGAATGTTTTCAAAATGGAGAAAGATTCTAAAGAGAAAATCAAAAAATTGCTAAGTATAATCCTGGAAAGGGGAGAACAAGCTTGTTGTCGGTTCCTGGAATGTTTAGAAATG TCAtattggtttaaaaataaagtcCAGGTTTCTGACCAGTCAGTGCTGCAGTCTGAATCCCTCCTATTCAGAAAGGAAACGAGGAACCAGAAAATGGAGCATTCTGAAGATCCTGGAGAAAGCGTCATGTGCATCCAGTGTCCCAGCGAG GAGCTTCCAGGAAAGATAAGACCAGAGAAAGTTTGGGATTCACAAAGGAGCCATGAAACTTACAG ATTTTGCTTCACTGAAGCTGGCTCCTTCCTTTGCTGTTGTACTGATCTTATATTTAAGGTAAGGGGAGCTGTGACCATAACATACCACTTTGATTCATGGACTCAACACCTGCACGAATGGCAAATGATAGAGCTGGCTGTTGCTGGTCCTTTGCTCAACATCCAAGCGGATGCAGAAGAAGCTGTGGCAGAAGTTCACTTCCCTCACTTCTTGTGTCTCACAG GGAAAGACAGTTCCCATGTCTACATAGCACATTTTGTTGAAGGGAAGATGAGACTGAAGAAGCCAGATCGCGTGCAGCCGTATCATGCTGTATTGAAAGCCCCCCGCTTCTATACCTGTGGGGTCATCTTCAAAAAGGCATTGTTTAAGCGAAAGATAATGGTCCACGCCATGGCACTGCTCTATCAGGAGCTGGAAATCTCTGGTGTCCCAAAATTCCACCTGTACCTCCTACCCAATGACTCTTCCCTAAGAAAG AATGTCTATAAATTTGAGGAAATGTGGCCTTCAAGGAGACTGCCAAAACCCTCTGGAGCACTCAAGCCTCTGAAGATTGGCTCTCGCGTCTTCATCCAAAATTTAGATGGCGTCACAGTCTGCCCTGAG GAACTGGAGCTTCAATACATGGAGGAGCAGTTCCTCGAAATCAGTGCTGAATTCACGCAAGACAAGCTCAACTTCAACCTGATAGAGAGGAGCACGAATGAACTGGTCTGGGAGGCCCATGTGAGGCAAG AGGAGCTGAAGTTTTCAGGCCCACATCCAGAACAAG CACCACACTCAGAATCCCCCTTATATGAAGGGGAACAAAGAAGCATGAAGATGGAGAACCCAGTAGGTTCTGGGGAGATTATCACAAGCAACTGGTGTCTCAGTGAG agggaaggaagcatgaagatGGAGAACTCAGCAGGTTCTGGGGAAAGTGTGCCGTGTGGCCGGTGTCCCAGTGAG GATATTccagaaaaaataaaaccagaggtGGTTTGGGACTCAGAAAGGGGCCATGAAGCTTACAG AGTGCGCTCGACTGAGGCTGGCTCCTTCCAGTGCGATGATACTGGTCTCATATGTGAAGTGAAAGAAGCTGTGACCTTAACATACTACTTTGATTCATGGCCGAAGCTCCTGGCAGAACAGAACACTGAGGAGTTGCATGTCGCTGGCCCTCTGCTCAACTTTAAGGTGGATGCAGCAGAGGCTGTGGCATCCATTTGCATCCCTCACTTCTTGTGCCTTGAAG GTGATGACAGTTCCCATGTCTACATTGCACATTTTGTTGAAGGGGAGATGAGGCTGGAGAAGCCAGACAGAGTGGAGCCTCACCATGCTGTGTTGGAAAACCCCAAGTTCTCTTCCCTAGGAGTCGTTTTCAAAAAGTGGTTTAAGCAAAAGATCAACACTGTCGTACTGCTCTATCATAGGCTTCAGCTGGAAACGCCAACATTTCACCTGTACGTTCTGCCCAATGACCCTTCAATAATAAAG GCGGTCGATAAGCGTGAAGTAAATTCAAAGAGAATAGAGAAACCCCCTGTGACCCTGAAACCTCTGATGATTGGCTCTCAGGTCTCTCTTAGTACTCCAGAGGATGTCACAGTGAATCCTGAG GAACTGCATTTTCAATACCTGGATGCAGAGAAACTGCAGCAGTATGTAGAACTGTCTGCTGAACAAATGCAAGAGAAGTTCAACTTCTACCTGATGAAGAAGGGCACGACTGAAGTTGTttggaaggcccatttaaaaaaaa ATGAGTTAACTTCAGGGCAGATGGCTTCTCctattatacacccagcacaag tAGGGCCGCAGTTTCCAAACTCTTCCAAAGTGCACTTCATTGAGCGGCACAGGAAGGAGTTAATCCAACGGACCATCCCAGTGGAACCAGTGCTGGATAGTTTGCATGGCTCCGTCCTCAGTGAGGAGCAATACCAAAAAATCACTGCCAAGGAAACTAACCCAGACAAGATGCGAGAGCTCTACAGGCTTCTGCCAAGCTGGGACCTCCGGTGCAAGGATATGCTGTATGAGGCACTGAAGGCCCAAAACCCACATCTCGTGAAAGACCTGGAAGGGCAATGA